In Tepidamorphus gemmatus, one genomic interval encodes:
- a CDS encoding GNAT family N-acetyltransferase, with protein sequence MKPPIYASYGQSDADPEAPRKPYGIKVARTLDDMMKVVAIRAAVFMSEQTCPYLEEFDGNDFSATHLIGYMGDEPAACLRARFFASFAKLERLAVRHEFRNSRLSFDIVWAGIELARKKGYTQIYGHAQDRLVKFWSRFGARPMGDNRKLVFSDYSYTEMLLEVEPHPDPLTLDSDPYELIRPEGEWHKPGVLERSVARPVTSPMHGREAA encoded by the coding sequence ATGAAACCGCCCATCTATGCAAGCTATGGCCAATCGGACGCCGACCCCGAGGCCCCGCGCAAACCCTACGGCATCAAGGTCGCCCGGACGCTGGACGACATGATGAAGGTGGTGGCGATCCGCGCGGCAGTGTTCATGAGCGAGCAGACCTGCCCCTACCTGGAGGAGTTCGACGGCAACGACTTCAGCGCCACGCATCTGATCGGCTACATGGGAGACGAACCGGCCGCCTGCCTGCGCGCCCGCTTCTTCGCCTCCTTCGCCAAGCTCGAGCGCCTGGCGGTGCGCCACGAGTTCCGCAATTCGCGCCTGTCCTTCGACATCGTCTGGGCGGGCATCGAACTCGCCCGCAAGAAGGGCTACACGCAGATCTACGGCCATGCACAGGACCGGCTGGTGAAGTTCTGGAGCCGGTTCGGCGCCAGGCCGATGGGCGACAACCGCAAGCTCGTCTTCTCCGACTACTCCTATACGGAGATGCTGCTCGAGGTCGAACCGCACCCTGATCCGCTGACCCTCGACAGCGACCCGTACGAGCTGATCCGTCCCGAGGGCGAATGGCACAAGCCGGGCGTACTCGAGCGCTCGGTCGCCCGTCCCGTCACCTCGCCGATGCACGGCAGAGAAGCAGCCTGA